In Mesorhizobium sp. J428, the genomic window CGCCGAGGTGAGGCGATGACCACAACGATCTACATCCCGAGGGACTCCGGCGCACTTGCTCTCGGTGCGGAGAAGGTCGCCAAAGCTGTCGAGCGCGAGATTGCCGAGCGAGGGCTCGACGCGAAGATCGTCCGCACCGGTTCGCGCGGCCTGTTCTGGCTGGAGCCGATGGTCGAGGTGGCAACGGCATCCGGCCGCGTCGCCTACGGCCCGGTCAAGGCAAAGGACGTCGCGTCTCTGTTCGATGCGAGCCTTCTCGAAGGCGGCAACCACGCCCTGTCGCTCGGCGACCCGGAGGATATCCCTTTCCTTGCGCGGCAGACGCGGCTCACCTTCGCCCGCTGCGGTGTCATCGATCCGCTGTCGCTTGCCGACTACGAAGCGCATGGCGGGCTTGCCGGCCTGCGCAAGGCGCTTGCGATGACGCCCTCGGACATTGTCAAGACCGTTACCGAGTCCGGCCTGCGCGGACGTGGCGGCGCTGGCTTCCCGACCGGCATCAAGTGGAAGACGGTGCTCGACCAGGTGTCCGAGCGCAAATACATCGTCTGCAACGCCGACGAAGGCGACTCGGCCACCTTCGCCGACCGTATGATCATGGAAGGCGACCCCTTCGTGCTCATCGAGGGTATGGCGATCGCCGGCATCGCCACCGGCGCGACGAAGGGCTTCGTCTACATCCGCTCGGAATATCCGCATGCGGTCGCGGCGATGCAGGCCGCGATCGAGGTGGCGCGGACCGCGGGGCTCCTGGGTCCGACGATTCTCGGCTCGCCCAACGCCTTCGAGATGGAGGTGCGCGTTGGTGCGGGCGCCTATGTCTGCGGCGAGGAGACGTCTCTCCTGAACTCGCTCGAAGGCAAGCGCGGCGTGGTGCGCGCCAAGCCGCCGCTGCCCGCGATCCAGGGTCTGTTCGGCAAGCCGACAGTGATCAACAACGTCATCTCGCTCGCCTCCGTGCCGGTGATCCTCGACAAGGGAGCGGACTACTACAAGAACTTCGGCATGGGCCGCTCGCGCGGCACGATCCCGGTCCAGATCGCCGGCAACGTCAAGCATGGCGGCCTGTTTGAGGCGGCGTTCGGCATGACGCTGGGCGAGATCGTCAACGATATCGGCGGCGGCACGGCCACGGGCCGGCCGGTGAAGGCCGTGCAGGTGGGCGGCCCGCTCGGCGCCTATTTCCCGCCTTCCCTGTTCGACACGCCCTTCGACTACGAGGCCTTCGCCGCCAAGGACGGGCTGATCGGCCATGCCGGCATCACCGTCTTCGACGACAGTGCCGACATGCTGAAGCAGGCGCGCTTCGCTTTTGAGTTCTGCGCCATCGAGAGCTGCGGCAAGTGCACACCCTGCCGCATCGGCTCGACGCGCGGCGTTGAGACAATCGACAAGATCGCGGCCGGCGTGCAACCGGAGAAGAATCTCGCTCTGGTCACCGACCTCTGCAACACGATGAAGTTCGGCTCCCTCTGCGCACTCGGCGGCTTCACGCCCTATCCGGTGATGAGCGCGATCAACCATTTCCCGCAGGACTTCGCGCCGAAACCGATGCAGGAGGCGGCGGAGTGAGGAGCGATCTGCAAAGCAGACGAAAAGCCCCCGAATGGGCTTTTCGAGCGACGAACGCCCCGAGCCATAGCGAGGGGCAGCGCCGTTGGAGGTTGCCACATGGCTGAGAAGGTCAAAGGCCCCGCCTCCTACTTCCCGTCGATCGAGAAGACCTACGGGCAGCCGATCGAACACTGGAAGACGCTCGTCCGCAGCCGTGCCGGCATGAAGCATATGGAAATCGTGAACTGGCTGAAGGCTGAGCATGGGCTTGGCCATGGCCATGCCAATGCGGTCGTCGCACACACCCTCGCAGAGAAACAGGACCAATAGGAACAATCCCATGGGTCTCGTCCACGAAATCGACTACGGCACGCCGGCTTCCAAGGCCGAGCGTCATGTCACGCTCACCGTCGACGGCTTCACCGTCACCGTGCCCGAGGGCACGTCGATCATGCGCGCCTCGATGGAGGCAGGCATTCAGATTCCGAAGCTCTGCGCCACCGACATGGTCGACGCCTTCGGCTCCTGCCGCCTCTGCCTGGTCGAGATCGAGGGCCGCGCCGGCACACCATCGTCCTGCACCACGCCGGTCGCGCCCGGCATGGTCGTGCACACCCAGACAGGCCGTCTGAAGGACATCCGCAAGGGCGTGATGGAGCTATACATCTCCGACCACCCGCTCGACTGCCTGACCTGCTCCGCCAATGGCGACTGCGAGTTGCAGGACATGGCGGGCGCGGTCGGCCTGCGCGATGTGCGCTATGGCTACGAGGGCGAGAACCACGTCTTCGCCAAGAACAGGGCGGACGCGTCTACGAACTTCAACTGGATGCCGAAGGACGAGTCGAACCCCTATTTCACCTACGACCCGTCGAAATGCATCGTCTGCTCGCGCTGCGTGCGCGCCTGCGAGGAAGTGCAGGGCACCTTCGCGCTCACCATCGAGGGCCGCGGCTTCGGCAGCCGCGTCTCGCCCGGCATGCACCAGCCGTTCCTCGAGTCCGAATGCGTCTCCTGCGGCGCCTGCGTGCAGGCCTGCCCGACGGCGACGCTGACCGAGAAGTCGGTGATCGAGATCGGCCAGCCGGAGCATTCGGTCGTCACCACCTGCGCCTATTGCGGCGTCGGTTGCTCGTTCAAGGCCGAAATGCGCGGCGAGGAGCTGGTGCGCATGGTGCCGTGGAAAGACGGCAAGGCCAATCGCGGCCACTCTTGCGTCAAGGGCCGCTTCGCATACGGCTACTCCACCCACAAGGACCGCATCATCAGGCCGATGATCCGCGAGAAGATCTCGGATCCTTGGCGCGAGGTCAGCTGGGAAGAGGCGTTCTCGCACATCGCCTCAGAGTTCCGCCGCATCCAGTATCAGTATGGTCGCGGCGCCGTCGGTGGCATCACCTCGTCGCGCTGCACCAACGAGGAGACCTACCTCGTCCAGAAGCTGATCCGGCAGGGCTTCGGCAACAATAATGTCGACACCTGCGCCCGCGTCTGCCATTCGCCGACCGGCTATGGCCTCGGCCAGACCTATGGCACCTCGGCCGGCACGCAGGACTTCGATTCCGTCGAGGAGTCCGACGTCATCATGGTGATCGGCGCCAACCCGTCGGCCGCCCACCCTGTGTTCGCCTCGCGCATGAAGAAGCGCATCCGCCAGGGCGCCAAGCTGATCGTGCTGGACCCGCGCGTGACGGAGACGGTCAACTCTGTCCACGCCAAGGCGGACTATCACCTGCCGCTGAAACCCGGCACCAACGTCGCCGTCGTCACCGCGCTGGCGCATGTCATCGTCACCGAGGGCCTGTTCGACGAGGCCTTCATCCGCGAACGCTGCGACTGGTCGGAGTTCGAGGACTGGGCCTCCTTCGTCGCCGAGGAACGCAACTCGCCGGAGGTCATCGGCCCGCTCGCCGGCGTCGATCCGGAGGTCATCCGCGGTGCCGCGCGGCTCTACGCCACCGGCGGCAACGGTGCGATCTATTACGGCCTCGGCGTCACCGAGCACAGCCAGGGATCGACCACCGTGATGGCGATCGCCAACCTCGCCATGGCGACCGGCAATATCGGCCGCCGCGGCGTCGGCGTAAACCCGCTGCGCGGCCAGAACAATGTGCAGGGCTCGTGCGACATGGGCTCCTTCCCGCACGAACTGCCGGGCTACCGTCACATCTCAGGCGATGCCGTGCGCGACATCTACGAGGCGCTGTGGGGCGTGAAGCTCGACAACGAGCCGGGCCTGCGCATCCCCAACATGCTGGACGCGGCCGTCGAGGGCACGTTCAAGGGCATCTACATCCAGGGCGAGGACATCCTGCAGTCCGACCCCGACACGAAGCACGTATCGGCCGGCCTCGCCGCGATGGAATGTGTCGTCGTGCACGACCTCTTCCTCAACGAGACCGCCAACTACGCGCACGTCTTCCTCCCGGGATCGACCTTCCTCGAGAAGGACGGCACCTTCACCAATGCCGAGCGCCGCATCAACCGCGTCCGCAAGGTGATGAGCCCGAAGAACGGCCTCGCCGACTGGGAGGTGACGCAGAAGCTCGCCCAGGCGATGGGGCTCGCCTGGAGCTACTCGCATC contains:
- a CDS encoding NADH-quinone oxidoreductase subunit NuoF, whose amino-acid sequence is MTTTIYIPRDSGALALGAEKVAKAVEREIAERGLDAKIVRTGSRGLFWLEPMVEVATASGRVAYGPVKAKDVASLFDASLLEGGNHALSLGDPEDIPFLARQTRLTFARCGVIDPLSLADYEAHGGLAGLRKALAMTPSDIVKTVTESGLRGRGGAGFPTGIKWKTVLDQVSERKYIVCNADEGDSATFADRMIMEGDPFVLIEGMAIAGIATGATKGFVYIRSEYPHAVAAMQAAIEVARTAGLLGPTILGSPNAFEMEVRVGAGAYVCGEETSLLNSLEGKRGVVRAKPPLPAIQGLFGKPTVINNVISLASVPVILDKGADYYKNFGMGRSRGTIPVQIAGNVKHGGLFEAAFGMTLGEIVNDIGGGTATGRPVKAVQVGGPLGAYFPPSLFDTPFDYEAFAAKDGLIGHAGITVFDDSADMLKQARFAFEFCAIESCGKCTPCRIGSTRGVETIDKIAAGVQPEKNLALVTDLCNTMKFGSLCALGGFTPYPVMSAINHFPQDFAPKPMQEAAE
- a CDS encoding DUF4287 domain-containing protein — its product is MAEKVKGPASYFPSIEKTYGQPIEHWKTLVRSRAGMKHMEIVNWLKAEHGLGHGHANAVVAHTLAEKQDQ
- the fdhF gene encoding formate dehydrogenase subunit alpha → MGLVHEIDYGTPASKAERHVTLTVDGFTVTVPEGTSIMRASMEAGIQIPKLCATDMVDAFGSCRLCLVEIEGRAGTPSSCTTPVAPGMVVHTQTGRLKDIRKGVMELYISDHPLDCLTCSANGDCELQDMAGAVGLRDVRYGYEGENHVFAKNRADASTNFNWMPKDESNPYFTYDPSKCIVCSRCVRACEEVQGTFALTIEGRGFGSRVSPGMHQPFLESECVSCGACVQACPTATLTEKSVIEIGQPEHSVVTTCAYCGVGCSFKAEMRGEELVRMVPWKDGKANRGHSCVKGRFAYGYSTHKDRIIRPMIREKISDPWREVSWEEAFSHIASEFRRIQYQYGRGAVGGITSSRCTNEETYLVQKLIRQGFGNNNVDTCARVCHSPTGYGLGQTYGTSAGTQDFDSVEESDVIMVIGANPSAAHPVFASRMKKRIRQGAKLIVLDPRVTETVNSVHAKADYHLPLKPGTNVAVVTALAHVIVTEGLFDEAFIRERCDWSEFEDWASFVAEERNSPEVIGPLAGVDPEVIRGAARLYATGGNGAIYYGLGVTEHSQGSTTVMAIANLAMATGNIGRRGVGVNPLRGQNNVQGSCDMGSFPHELPGYRHISGDAVRDIYEALWGVKLDNEPGLRIPNMLDAAVEGTFKGIYIQGEDILQSDPDTKHVSAGLAAMECVVVHDLFLNETANYAHVFLPGSTFLEKDGTFTNAERRINRVRKVMSPKNGLADWEVTQKLAQAMGLAWSYSHPSQIMDEIAATTPSFANVSYDFLDRMGSVQWPCNEKAPEGTPIMHVGGFVRGKGKFIRTEYVPTDERTGPRFPLLLTTGRILSQYNVGAQTRRTANVIWHDEDVLEIHPHDAEQRGIRGGDYVKLASRSGETTLRAEITEKVAPGVVYTTFHHPDTQANVITTDYSDWATNCPEYKVTAVQVSPSNGPTRWQEEYEELSKRSRRIEGHLEAAE